CGTTACGTCCTCCTTAATAATGGTAGAAATTTGCATGTCACGTCACTTCGAGTGATTCACGAGGTACGTGTCCCTCCCAAATCCCGAGACTTCGGTAGGGATTCGGGAGAGTAAGAAAAGAGGTTGACCCCTCCGTCCGTCTTGGTACGTACTACATGATAAAATTACGTTTCATTCAGATGAGCTAAACTACTATCCGTATCCCACACTGCATCTGGCCCGTAACTTTCGTTACGTCCTCCTTAATAATGGGGGGAATTTGCATGTCACGTCACTTCGAGTGAATCACGAGTTACGTGGCCCTCCCAAATCTCGAGACTTCGGTAGGGATTCGGGAGAGTAAGAAAAGAGGTTGACCCCTCCGTCCGTAGTAGAAAGTGCTAAATGATAAAATTACGTTTCATTCAGATGAGCTAAACTACTATGCGTATCCCACGCTGCATCTGGCCCGTAACTTTCGTTACGTCCTTCTTTAAAAAAAGGGGAAATCCGCTGACCCCTCCGTCCGCAATAGAAAGTGCTAAATGATAAAATTACGTTTGGACACCTCCCCTTTAAAAAAAAGGGGAGGAGCTTACTTCTTACTTGCGAATAGTTTTTTGTTAATACTTAAAAGTAAACGTTTACGTCTGTAAGGATCAAATTTCAACTATCGCCTCAACTTGAACTGACGCATGTCACGTCTCCCGAGACTTCGGGAAAATTACTTATTGTAAAAAATAGTAATAAAGCACATTACTACGTTTCTTATTGTAAAAAATAGCAATATTTTACAATAGCTAGATGATTATTGTAAATTTTAAATCAGGTACATATATAAATCAAGGCCATTATAAAAGTTTTCAGCCCGCAACTATCAATAAAAAATGGATGTTAGATGATATGGAATTGATACAATTGCTTTCTAAAGCTGATAGACAATTAGGTCGTTTAGATATGTATAGCGAGCACATACCAGATATTGATTTGTTTATTAGCATGCATGTACTTAAAGAAGCTACACAAAGTAGTAAAATAGAAGGTACGAAAACCAATATGGAAGATGCCTTGTTGGATAAAGAAAACGTTAGTAATGAAAAAAAAGATGATTGGGAAGAAGTGCAGAATTACATACAAGCCATGCACCAAGCTATAGAAATGTTAACAAAGCTTCCTTTTTCGTCTCGCTTAATAAAAGAAACACACAAAACTTTGTTGCAAGGAGTTAGAGGTGAGCATAAGTTACCAGGCATTTTTCGTACCAGTCAAAACTGGATAGGCGGTGCATCTATAAACGATGCTACTTTTATTCCACCAGTACATAACACCATTAATGAATTAATGAGCGATTTAGAAAATTTTGCACATAATACTGATGCCTATTTTCCTGACCTCTTAAAAATTGCCATTATACACTATCAATTTGAAACCATTCACCCGTTTTTAGATGGTAATGGACGTGTTGGACGTTTGCTGATTACCTTGTATTTAGTGGATAAAGATATTCTTAAAAAACCAATTTTATATTTGTCAGAATTTTTTGAACGTAATAAAAAATTGTATTACGATAATTTAATGACAGCAAGAGCGGACAATAACATAACACAATGGTTAAAGTTCTTTTTAGTAGGTGTTATAGAAACGGCTCAAAAAGGCGTAAAAACATTCGATGCTATTTTAAAATTGAAGCAAAATACCGAGCTAAACATTCAGACAATAGGCATCAGAGGTAATAATGCTCAAAAAATAGTGCAATATCT
The nucleotide sequence above comes from Aureibaculum algae. Encoded proteins:
- a CDS encoding Fic family protein, encoding MIIVNFKSGTYINQGHYKSFQPATINKKWMLDDMELIQLLSKADRQLGRLDMYSEHIPDIDLFISMHVLKEATQSSKIEGTKTNMEDALLDKENVSNEKKDDWEEVQNYIQAMHQAIEMLTKLPFSSRLIKETHKTLLQGVRGEHKLPGIFRTSQNWIGGASINDATFIPPVHNTINELMSDLENFAHNTDAYFPDLLKIAIIHYQFETIHPFLDGNGRVGRLLITLYLVDKDILKKPILYLSEFFERNKKLYYDNLMTARADNNITQWLKFFLVGVIETAQKGVKTFDAILKLKQNTELNIQTIGIRGNNAQKIVQYLFKRPMLDVDNVIEITGVSKKTAYNLIADLEELEILKEITGGKRDKLYVFDSYLNLFK